A region from the Triticum urartu cultivar G1812 chromosome 1, Tu2.1, whole genome shotgun sequence genome encodes:
- the LOC125510236 gene encoding probable glutathione S-transferase GSTU6, with product MAGAANDLKLLGMWASPYVLRVRLALSIKGISYEYAEEDLRHKSELLLRSNPVHNKVPVLIHAGKPVCESLVILQYIDDAFGGAGPALLPADPHERAVARFWAAFIEDTLVKAMNQASWSKTEAEKVEGNKRATAALNTLEAALRDVSKGKPFFGGDSTGYVDIVLGGLLAGVRAMEAMLGVKAFDPVTMPLLAAWADHFGALDAVAAVMPDVSKLVELFITMHAAVAAN from the exons ATGGCCGGAGCAGCAAACGATCTGAAGCTACTGGGCATGTGGGCGAGCCCGTACGTCCTGCGGGTGCGCCTTGCTCTCAGCATCAAGGGCATCAGCTACGAGTACGCAGAGGAGGACCTCCGGCACAAGAGCGAGCTGCTCCTGCGGTCAAACCCCGTCCACAACAAGGTCCCCGTGCTGATCCACGCCGGCAAGCCCGTCTGCGAGTCGTTGGTCATCCTACAGTACATCGACGACGCTTTCGGCGGTGCCGGCCCCGCCCTCCTCCCGGCCGATCCCCACGAGCGCGCCGTCGCCCGGTTCTGGGCCGCCTTCATCGAGGACACG CTCGTGAAGGCGATGAACCAGGCGTCATGGAGCAAGACGGAGGCGGAGAAGGTGGAGGGGAACAAACGGGCGACTGCTGCGTTGAACACCCTGGAGGCGGCCCTGAGGGATGTCTCCAAGGGGAAGCCCTTCTTCGGGGGCGACAGCACCGGGTATGTGGACATCGTGCTCGGCGGCCTCCTCGCGGGGGTGCGCGCCATGGAGGCGATGCTGGGCGTCAAGGCCTTCGACCCCGTCACGATGCCGCTCCTGGCCGCGTGGGCGGACCACTTCGGCGCGCTGGACGCGGTGGCGGCCGTGATGCCGGACGTGAGCAAGCTCGTGGAGCTCTTCATCACGATGCACGCTGCTGTTGCGGCAAACTAA